TTCAACTTTTTTAATACTTCAGTTAAGAATAACCAAAGGCATACATCTTTTTCACACGGCAGATCCTATGGGAGCGCCTATAGTAGGGCGCAGCACGCGCTGCGAAGGAAGCGGGCGCACGCACCCCCGCTCCCCTACTGGGCCAGCCCATGTGTGGCCGGGACGCCGCCTGTTTTTTTTCGTagatgtttcctttttcttttctttttttctttttcaataATTCGGGATATCAAAAGGTCCTAAATTTCAGAAATATTGCTAATTTTGAATAAAACAATCATGATTTCTAAAAAGATGCTCgataattcaaaaattgttcatgaatttggcaaaaaaatgttcacaaatttaaaaaatgttaatgaatttagaacaatgttcatgatttcaaaaaaattgtttGTGAAATTGAAAAATGTCCACAAAATAAGTAAATCATGATTACAGAAAAATGCTCtggaattcaaaaattgttcacgaatttgtaaaaaaatgttcacaaacttaaaaaatgttcataatttaaaaAACGCAAACAAATGTTCgctaattcgaaaaatgttcatgattcaaaaaaatgttcaagaatttggaaaaaggttcatgattcaaaaaatgttcactaattctaaaaagttcatgattttcaaaaagtAGTCTTTAATTTTAAAATGatcattatttcaaaaaaattgttcatgatttgaaAAACATATTCATGACTTAAGAGAATGTTCacaaatttctaaaaaaattattcTGATTTAAAAAATAATGTTTGtgagtttttaaaaaatgttcacagtttcaaaaaaaatattcatgatttaagtgtaatgatttagtaaaaatagaaccaacattttggaaaaaatgttcatcattcaaaAAATACGATTTTAGAAACAAATCACGAATTAATACATTTTCGGAAATTAGAAAACAAGAATAAAAatgaaaacataaaagtaaagaaaaaatgaaaaggaaacagaaaaaggaaaagaaaaataaaaaccgaaAGAAATAGAAACCCGGTTcaaggaaggttctagaaccttcccaaaaccggttgGGGTTAAACCCCGAAATGGCCGGCCCATAGAAACAACAgcgggcgaggggggggggggggtacgcgGTACGGCGCTTGCGGGCGCGGTACACGCCGTATAGGATCTCCGAGATCCTATTCAGCGCGTGGGTCGCCCGCGAGCGACCTGCGCACCCCCAGCTCGCAGATCTAGTCTTTGGTCTGGCCCATTTAAGCTTAATTTTCCACCGATTTTgggaagtttttttttctttttttttctttttttcttccagtTTTTCCTATCTTTTCCATTTTCCTGTTTGTTTTgcatttctttttcttctctgtttttactttttattttattttttccttctctttttgaattttgtgaacatctctcaaatttgtgaacatttttgaaatcatgaatttttttagacttgtgaatattcttttatgcatgaacattttgtgaaccatgattttttttacatattcctgaatattttttgaaactgTGAACAGTTTTTAAATTGTGATTTTTTAACTCATGTATATTTTtgaaatttgggaacatttttagAAATTCTCGAACATTATTTTGAAATACTTGAACGCTTTTTATATCagcaaacattttttgaactgctgattttttttaaatttgggaACAATTATTTTAGTTCATGAACACATTTTTgaacatttagaaaaaaatcatgaacattatttTAATTCGTAAATATTTTGTAAAAGTTCATGGATATATTTTTTGAATACGTGGCATTTTTTAAAATCACATACTTTTTTAATATGCAATCATTCTTtcgaatcatgaacattttttaatatgtaattattttttcaaaatcatgaacatgctTTTCTGAATGCACGATCAGTGTATGATTTCTTGAACATTATTATCCTAATTTCAATATTATTTAGAGATTGGACCGTTTCAAAATCTTGAACTGCTAGAAAACCAAAAGAACAGGGGCGTCCCACCCGCGCATGGGCCAGCCCTATAGGGCGCTCGGGAGGGCTGGGGGTGCGCGTTTCCACGACTTCTGGCGCGTAAGTCGCCAAATAGAAACTCCCCTTAGGGCATGTATAATGGTGTTATCCTAGGAGTGCTATGTTATCCTAGGAGTGCCACgaaggataaatgatgaggtggaggagagagaactcgtaAAAAGGCTTATTTAAGAGAAAACAAGAGATAAACTTTTAGCATAATATGTCTCATCACGTTTTTAGAAATAACTAGTTATTGAAAATAAGGCTAAGACACGACCCATTGTAGACATCTTGTTTTGTTatttctaaattacatgcaagatttaagataaAACTATTTTATCAATCATTATATATGCCCTTAGCTGCCAGTGTGTGATGAAAGAAAAGTGCTCCTCCTTGCCTCTTTTTTCTTTTCGAGACACTTCCTCCTTGCCTCCTTATACCTTTCCTTTTGCAGGCCCACTGAAGACAGCCCATTCATTCCCCACTGAAGACAGCCCATTCATTCCCCAACTTTCAATCTCTTTCTCGCTCGATGCGCACCATCATCATCCCGAGCTCATCTCTCTTCTTCCTCCGTTCCCCTCGTCGGAAAAGAGGGAGGAAAAAAATTACCTCCTTCCACAACCGCCGTCCCCCGAGATGCGCCGCCTAGCTGCTGCTCCTCCCCGCCCACTTCTCCACCCGCACGTATCCCCCGCGCTCGGAGTCCTGCAACAGCATGGCCGAGTAGCGATGGCAAGGACGACCCCCGTAGCATGCTGCTCCTACCTCCTACCAAATCGCAGGACGCTCAGCCAGGGCGCCGAATTCGAACCTCTACGATCCAGATCGACCGATCGGGACCGGGGCTCCGCAATGGCCCGAGCGAAGCCCGTATCCGCGAGCGGCGGCGAGGCGTCGCCGGATGGCGGCATGAACCCGTTCGCCCCGCTCGTCGAGCTGTGGCGCCGGACGGTGCAGCCGCTAGGGGACTACGGATTCGGCAAGCGCAGCGTTTGGGAAGGCGGCGTGGGGCTCTTCATGGTCTCCGGGGCGGCCCTGCTGGCACTCGCGCTCGCGTGGCTCCGGGGGTTCCAGCTGCGCTCGCGCTTCCGCAAGTACAGCGCCGTGTTCGAGTTCAGCCAGGCGTGCGGGATCTGCGTTGGCACGCCCCTCAGGATACGCGGTGTCACCGTCGGGAGCGTCGTCCGCGTCGACTCTTCACTCAGGAGTATTGATGCCTATGTTGAGGTGCGTTTCAACTCTCCTCTTTTTCTATCAAATAATTGATACCAACGCTTCCTTTTGTCACTGCCATCCATCGATTTCTCGCTCTAGTTTGTAAGTAGAATGTAGTATGCGAAAACTGAAAATGAAATGAAGCTGTTAATCCCTGACTCAGACAAAATCCTCTCTCAAAGGTGCTGCATTGCCTTCTCTTCCTGACTGCTTACAATTCGCGCAACCACTTTTCAAAATTGAACCATAATTTTGTTCACCCAGTGACTCATTATGTTACATTTATCTTGTTCCATAATCTTTTCAGCTCTCCAAAGAATAAGGGTCTGTCTAATCATCATCCGGCTGATTTCAAATTCGGTTTCACTCAGTTTTCTTTTCTGTACGGATCATTAATTTGTCGCTTGGTGTTGACACACCCTCTTTGCTAATTATCTGTCATCCTTTGTGTTGccgttttttgtgtgtgtgtcccCTAGTCGACCCTCGTACCTGGGTTTGCTGCTCCTTTTCTCGCCAGAAATGTGTAGTCAAGAGGGAAATGACAAGAAACACAGTCAGAGGGGAAACTATAGGACATGTAGAACACTTATAGTCGTAGTACCGTGGATGCAGTTCACATTTACTCTTGGTCCGTGTTGCTCCCGGAAAAACTGCACAACGACGGAGATAACAAAACCATTTTATTCTATCATACAGGCAAAAAAATGCAttgataaaatgaaaaaaaaatctactCTGGCTTAGCAGAGAATGTACATCATGCTGCATAAATAAACTCTGCTTGGAGATAACTGACAAAAAAGACTCCTCACTGAACTAAGGAAGCACACTGGCTTCCATTACTTGACTCACAAACTGAAGATGACTAGGATAAAAGCTCCTGACTAAACTAAAGAAGCACACTAGCTTCatgacctcaaaaaaaaaaacggaAGCCCATTGCTGTTGGTTTGCATTCCTGAAGGCATCAAAATGGGTGTATGCCATGAAATGAGATAACAAGAGGACCTCCATCCTTCGCTCAGGCGCGCGAGAGCTGGGCGTTGGGAAACTGAGAGAATGAAAGAACAAACTAAAAGTCTAAGAAAGGAACTGATAGGCACTGAAAAACAGAGAGCGGAAGGACCTCACTACTTCATCACTTGACATGCTGCTTTGTTCCCGGCTCTCAACGTTGGATGAGCTACAATCAGACCCATATGCTGTCTTCCTACTTATCTGAGCCCTGTAAAAACATAAAACTTAAGGCCATGAAAAAAATTGTAGCAAGGATTACATATACCGATACAGATGGAGATATAGCTGGAGGTGATGCTGTAAGCTAATTACATACATGGCAAATGGCACTTCATTTTATGAGGACACTACTGGCCACACAGATGAACATGACTAAGAACATGGCCTATTACAAAATTGAACAGAGTGAACTGCATGAAAATGTGCAAAAAATGATGAAGTCGTGTGCTATCCTATAAGGATTATTCCCTTTTGAAGAGGGTGTGGATCACATAAAAGCACTGTTGGGAACAGATTTGAATGTCTACTGTGTGAGGACAATTCAAAGGAAACACTAATTCAAAGGAAAAACAAAGCTGACGATGGAAAAAAAATGCAGGTTAGGGTCTATCAGGGACCATGGTGCAATAGCAAGACAAAAGACACATTAAGAACTGGTACTGACCACCACACAGCTGCTACCGGCCACCACAAGGATAGCACTGCTTGAAAAACtagcacacccccccccccgcgtTGCTCCCCGTGTGGgcgactgcccccccccccccaaccgtaGGCTAGCACCGCCGCCGGCCACCCACCCCCTCTCTGCCGCTGCGGAGGACGTCGCGGGGCAAAGCCGCGCTGCTGACGGCGGCGGCAGGGATCCTTTCTCGCATCTTCGGGCGGCTCTCGGGCACGGGCTGGGGTCTCTTGTTGGACGGCGCGTCGATCTGCGAGCGGGGCCTGGTCCCGGCGGCTTCAGCGCCGGCGTCGTGGGGCTTCGCGTTGGCGCGGAGCTGCGAGTAGGTGGCTGGGCGGGGGCTTGGGGGGCGGGGCCTCGCGCGCGTGGTCGCCGCAATGCTCGCTGGCTCGCGCGGGCGTCCCGTGGCTGGCGGCGCTGGTGTGGAGGCTTGGGCGCTCGTCTGGCCGGGTGACGTGCCGTGCGCGGCCGGTGCCGGCCCTGCTGCCCCGTGTTGCCCCAGATCTGGCGGGCGGCAGCGTTTCTCCTGCATTCCTCCCCTCGTCCGCGTCTGTGCGCTGCTGGTCCTACTGACAAGATCTTGCTCTGGCCGGTCCAGCTTGTACGGGGAAGGGGAGGTGGAGGGAGTCCCAGGATCCACTGCGACGGTGCGCTGCCCCATTTTCGTGGTAAGTTGGGGGTGCTCTTCTCCCCTCTCATGGcctgtggcggcggccggaggtgtgCCATGGCTTGGATCTTGAGGCGATTTGGTCGTGTTTGGCTCCTGGAGAAATCCTTGCAAAAACTGTGTTTGATGCCGGTGACGGCGGCGCCATTTTTGGTGTCGTTCACCTCCTTGGGGGCGTTGCTGAGGAGTCCAGTTCACTCAAATCCACCGAGAGTGTCTTCGGGCGTAAGCCCAAGATCTTGTATTGCTAGATCGGACGACGACGGCGGCAGGTTCGTCGCtaccttcttggaggcgtcgtctTGGAGACCATGGCTGTTGGTGGTAACCGACGGCTTGCGTGGGTGGCTGTTGTCGGTGGAGTGTGGTTGATGTTGATGGTGTTGCGGCCGGCTTGGGGTCGACGGTGGGTCTGTGCTCTTCTTCGGCGATGTTCATGCTCGAGTGCTTCTTGGTGTGTCTCTGCTAGGCGGTGCCTTGCGATCTCGCCGATGGCACGCAGGTGCCGTGGCGTTGTCTCGGCCTCGCATGTCCTTTCGAATGTACCCCCGACACAGGTGGTGTTGTGGCGTTGTGCAGTCTCGGATGCGCGGTGCCTTTCGATTGCGTTGATGGTGCAGTGTTGTGGTTTGGACTGCTTGGTGATGCCCCTTGACGACGCCGGTGACACACAGGTGGTGTGGCGTCGTCTCGGCCTCGCGTGACCCTTCGAATGTGCCCCGTGATGCAGGTGGTGTCGCGGCGTTGTGCAGTCTCGGTTGCGTGGAGCCTTTCGATTACGTCGACGGTGCAGTGTCTTGGTTTAGTCTCGGCTGGCCGATGCCGTTCGATTACACCGGCGATGCTCTTTGTTGTATTGTGTTGTGTTTCCCTTCTTGTTCTCCCCCTGTTGTGGTTGTGTGTGACGTCTTGTGTGTCGTCGCTGTGTTGTGTTGTGTTGTTTTATTTTACCTCTCCTCCCATGTATCCCCTGTACCTCTGGTTCACTTGAGCCCATCTTGCGAGGCTGCAAAGCCTTATAGGCAAATGAATACAATTCAGGTGGGGGAGTTCTCTCCCTCCCcggtgaaaattcaaaaaaaaaaaaatagcACCCAGATTTGAAATTTTGGTTTCTCTTCAAGGAGGATATGGATACCAACACCCAACAATAGATCGATTCAATGCCCATTCACAAATCGACAGCACCCCCGTCCCCCACGAAATCAATGGATGCTAGAAAACCCTAGGAAATTGGGGGACGCAATCCGCCTCGTCCGACCAAAATCTCCCTGCTCCCCATCAAGACAAAACATGAATCGATCTGCATATATACCCCACTGCGATTAGCCCGTGGCTTGCAACACACCTCGATGAAGAACTCATGGAGTTGCCATCCGATGCGCCGCTAGAAATGAAGAAAAACACAAGATAGAATCACGTGGAGACTTACCCTGTCCGCCGACAGCGACCCCTCTGTTCGCCTCGCCGCTCTGGCTCTCTCCTTGCCCCCATCTCGTGTGAGATCACGGCTGGCCTTGCTGCCGTTCGCCACCCTTGCTTTGTtccctcctctctctttccccgtGGATGAGCCACCGCTCCCTGAAAATGGGTAACTGACAAACCCCGGTAAGACCAGACAACCCGCTAAAAACCGGACAGCGTGCCAGAAGTGGAAGCCAGCCTCATGAACCACACGTGAGCTTCGTAATATGTGCTGCATCTGCACGATCGGACGGCCCAAAAATCTGACTGAAGACGAAATCTAAATCGGCCGGCTGAAAATTGGAAAATCTGAAGAATAATTATTCATGTGCCTAGTTTGCAGCTTACACTTATGTTACTCCGTTTCAGCCTTCATGTCATCTTACAACACTATCTCAGCTATGTATCATTGGCCCATCTCTTTTTAGGAATCTCATTCTTCAATCTGTGCAAGGTAGTTGGGTGTTGCTATTTCGTTTTTTCCCTGAGAGGAAGTTACCGTTTCATACGAGTGGCAGTGGCATGCTAGTAAACTGTTATCCATAGTtgctttttcttttcttgttgttgcCTATGCTTACATTTCTTTGGTGTATTGAGTAAAgacttctcttttttttgtaaaatgGTAATATTTTGGACTCAATCTCTGATAGCTGAATCCTTCTATATGGCAGGTTGAAGATGATAAAATTATTGTGCCCCGTAATTCATTTGTTGAGGTGAATCAATCTGGCCTCCTAATGGAGACAATGGTCGATATTACACCAAAAGATCCACTCCCAACACCTTCAGTTGGTCCACTGGACGCAGACTGTTCCAAAGAAGGCTTAATCCTCTGTGACAAAGAGAGAATGAAAGGACAACAAGGAGTAAGCTTAGATGCAATGGTGGGTATATTTACCCGTCTAGGAAGAGACATGGAGGAAATTGGTGTTCATAAAAGCTTCAAGTTAGCAGAAAAGGTTGCATCTATAATGGAAGAAGCACAACCTCTCCTTTCACGGGTACATTCTTCTTACTAACTAGAGATGATACCCCGCCCATTGCTGCAGGGATTGGTTTGCACTATATTTCCATCAGATTTAGTTGTATGGAACATGAATATTTGGATTACTAACTCCAGAACCAAAACTGAACATACATATAATTTGTTATATTTGATCACTAAATATTTGTAAAATATTTATTCAATATAAGTAGCATCCATGCTTGCATGTTGACGTGTGCCTTTTCCCATGcattgtggcatgcttgcatgttgagataaataagtaAGTGGGGATCACCTATTAGTTATATAAGATATAGGATTCTTGTGTGATACTTTTCAACCTTTGATATGTTTGCCGCATTTATTTTGAGTGGTGAAACCAATCCATTTTACTCAATACTGCTGAATAGGATTTCATTGTACAAAATTCAAATGGCCCCCGGCTGACGAGTTGGCAGTTGTGTGGTAGCGTTTCCCAATTCCCAAACCTCGGTTATTTTTTATTTTGGAAGAAAGACTTGGTTGCCAGGTGTATTTGATACTATTATAGGGGCCTGATTTTATGTTATGTCCTAATTTTATGAGCATTGCTAAAGTATCAGCATCTTTTCATATATGTCCTGCATATGATGGGTATTGGGCATGCATACCAAGTTGCATGGTCTGTTTGTGGAATGGCTAAAACAAGTTGGTCATATTTACACTATCAGAGCTCAAAACTAACTCTGTCAAAACTGTGCTACTTGGTTGAACTGCTGACAATCTCAAGATTAGGTCAATCATATCGCTGTTGCATACCTACCCTGGCACTGGCTAGCATGCTTGGCCAGTACTGTTTCAGGACCATCATCGAGAAGAAGGGACCTCCACTCAGTTGGAATGTGGTGTTTGGTTTTTCTTCTCTGTTTGCGAAAGGAGGGTGGCTGATGCTTTCTCCATACATGCAGTTTTCTGGACGTTAACGTATTTGCAGAAAATAGAGAAATATGGTGGTCACTTGTTCTGCCATTAAATTTCATAAGCATCAACTTAAAATGTTAGTGATGGAACAGATTGAAGCATTAGCTGAAGAAGTTCAACCTTTGCTCTCGAAGGTGGGTGATAGTGATCTGGTGAAGGATGTGGAGACTATAGCTAAAGGCCTGGCTGACGCATCTGGTGATTTAAGGTAGTGCTTTTAAGGGCATCACTTGTTGTAATATATTCCTTGCACAAATCAAACTTGATTTTAATAAAAACTTGCTTTGCATTCCGAAGAGGTAATACTGGACCCAAAATATTTTGTTGGAAAGAAGCAGAGTAAATATAAGGGTGAATATAGACTGCTTGATTAGATCACTGTTCTCAGGGGTAAGCATGGAAGACTTCAACCTTCTGCACAAGGACAGGTAAAATACAAAGAGTGAAGGTCATCTACCACTTCTTGCATACTGTACTACATTCCAAAGGTTATAGGAAAGCGGAAACAGCAGTTGCTATGATTTCCAATGCAGATAACACTGCGTTTGGATGTCTTCATTGGAGCCCAGGAAATGGATTTGGTAATCATCTAGGGTCAATACGGACGTTTGGCTGGACACCAAATTCGTATTGGAAATGAAAGAGCAATTCAGGCCCGTTTTCGCTCCGTGAAAATCTTCCTCCCACGTTTCGGAGGGGTGGCGCTCCGAATTGGCCCGATTTCGCTATCTCCCGCAAAACTTACCGCTTCAGCCCACGAAAGAGAAATAGAAGGCAGCGAAGGGGAATGAGAGGGGCGAACTCGAGCACTGACCTAGGTCGTGCCGGCGGCGACCTAGTagcaggtggcggcggcgaccaccacggcggccggcggcggcgcagtcccgcCCCTCCCCTCTTCCCCACCCCATTTCCCGTCGCCCCTCGCCATCTCCCGTCGCCCTGTGCTGCGCCCCGCCATGGAGGTCGACGGCGGCCCAGGACCGGCGCGCCCCGTCGTCAGCTCCGCCCTTCTAGCCAGGTGTGGCCGTCGTCCTTGCCTATCGTTGCCTGGCTCAAGTCCTCCTTTGTCCACGAGTTGCAGCTCCTTCTATACAACACTCCACCATTACGTATGTACGAGCTGCTCCTCTTTTTGTGCAGCCACAACACTGCTCCACCATGGATCCATGGCTACGGCCTAGATCTTCTTGTCAAACCCCTCCAAATCATGAAAATCCCTCTATCTTTGCACCATTTTTAATTTTTTCCAGTTTTATCTACTGTGCAGATCAGGGAAGTTTTGTTGATTTCGCTTTTCCTGATGTATTTTtagaatatttatttattttcgttgcTATATATTCATTCGTATTCAGATTACATTTTTGAGTCATGTAGGGCAAGGTATAACCTGGTAAGGTAATGTAGCTATACAATTCCAAAGTTTGTCATCCAAACATGATTTGGTATTGGAAGCTCAGAGGCATTTCAAGGGCCAATTCACTAGACAACCAAACAGGTGAATTCGTATTCGTGCCATTTCAGTTTCCTCACTGATTTGGAATTCGGACCAATACAATACGGAGCTCCCCAATGGAGACATCCAAACGAAGCGTGAAGAACATTGAGGTCTGTATCTG
The sequence above is drawn from the Triticum aestivum cultivar Chinese Spring chromosome 7A, IWGSC CS RefSeq v2.1, whole genome shotgun sequence genome and encodes:
- the LOC123154017 gene encoding protein TRIGALACTOSYLDIACYLGLYCEROL 2, chloroplastic isoform X2, which codes for MRRLAAAPPRPLLHPHVSPALGVLQQHGRVAMARTTPVACCSYLLPNRRTLSQGAEFEPLRSRSTDRDRGSAMARAKPVSASGGEASPDGGMNPFAPLVELWRRTVQPLGDYGFGKRSVWEGGVGLFMVSGAALLALALAWLRGFQLRSRFRKYSAVFEFSQACGICVGTPLRIRGVTVGSVVRVDSSLRSIDAYVEVEDDKIIVPRNSFVEVNQSGLLMETMVDITPKDPLPTPSVGPLDADCSKEGLILCDKERMKGQQGVSLDAMVGIFTRLGRDMEEIGVHKSFKLAEKVASIMEEAQPLLSRIRSIISLLHTYPGTG
- the LOC123154017 gene encoding protein TRIGALACTOSYLDIACYLGLYCEROL 2, chloroplastic isoform X1 → MRRLAAAPPRPLLHPHVSPALGVLQQHGRVAMARTTPVACCSYLLPNRRTLSQGAEFEPLRSRSTDRDRGSAMARAKPVSASGGEASPDGGMNPFAPLVELWRRTVQPLGDYGFGKRSVWEGGVGLFMVSGAALLALALAWLRGFQLRSRFRKYSAVFEFSQACGICVGTPLRIRGVTVGSVVRVDSSLRSIDAYVEVEDDKIIVPRNSFVEVNQSGLLMETMVDITPKDPLPTPSVGPLDADCSKEGLILCDKERMKGQQGVSLDAMVGIFTRLGRDMEEIGVHKSFKLAEKVASIMEEAQPLLSRIEALAEEVQPLLSKVGDSDLVKDVETIAKGLADASGDLRGNTGPKIFCWKEAE